From Actinomycetota bacterium:
CTGTAGCCGAGGTGCTGGCCGGCCAGCCCGGTCAGGTCGCCGACGTCGACGTGCCGCGGGTCGGCCGCCACCGGTCCGGCCGCGGACTCGCCGGCCTGGTCGCCGGGCAGCTCGCCCCAGGCCAGGTAGACGCAGCCGAAACAGGCCTCCTCGACCGACAGGCCGGGCACGGCCCGCTCCAGCTCGGCCCAGGGCCGCCGGAAGCCCTCGAACGTGGTCACGAACTGGCTGGCCACCTGCCACACGATCGGGTTGAGGTGCGGCGCCACGGTCGTCCACTTGGGCCCGGCGGCGGCCACGCGCCCCCCGGGCCGCGCCTGGCCGAGCAGGTTGGCCAGCGCGTCGGGGGACTGCACGACGTCGTGGGTGAAGGCGAACAGCACGGCGTCGACCGGCCCCGGGACGACGGCCTCCTCGGCGCTCGCCTCGAGCAGGGTCACGTTGGTCCAGCCGGCGGCCTCCACCCGGGCCCGGGCGGCGGCCAGCATCTCCGGGCTCGGGTCGATCCCGATCAGCCGGCCGCCGGGGCCGATGGCCGCCTGGATCCGCTCGAAGTTCAGCCCCGTGCCGCAGCCGGCGTCCAGGACCACGTCGCCCGGCTGGAGGCGGAGCTGGGAGATGACCCGGCGGCGGTAGGGCTCGAGCCAGGCCGTGCTCAGGTCGTAGCTGCCGGCGACCCGCCGGTACAGGGCCGCCGCGGAGTGGGCGTCTTCGTCAGTCATGGTGCTCACATGGTCCCCCTCGCATCCTGGCCAGTATCACCCGGATCGGCCGTGGGTGCAGCCCCCTGGCCCCGTCCAGCAGCGACGATGGGCAGTCGGGGGTTCCAGCTTGCATACTTGAGGTAACCGGCGGGTGACGGGGATGTTGCCGGGGAGCGGAGAGCCGGTGGGCGAGATGCTCGGGACCGACGGGGTGGCCGCCAATCCGCGGCTGGCCCAGCACCGCCTGAGCGTCGACGGGCGCCAGGTCGGGGTGGCCGTCGGCGGCCACGGGCTTCCCCTGGTGCTGGCCAGCGGGCTGCTGCTCACCGACCGGCTGTACGTGCAGACCCTCAGCCGGCTGGCCGCGGCCGGCTTCCGGGTGGTGGCGGTCGACGTCGCCGGGAGCGGCATGGCCGACGACGGCAAGGGGCTGGACGAGTACGGCCGCCTGCTCGGGCGGGTGCTGGACGAGCTCGGGGTCGAGCGGGCGGTCCTGGCCGGGCACTCCCTGGGCGGCCGGCTGGCCACCGAGCTGGCCGCCCGCAGCCCCGAGCGGGTGGTGGCCCTGCTGCTGGTCGACGCCAGCGTGGGCGCGCCCTGGGACACCCTGGTCCGGATGATCGGCTACGCGCCGCCGTCGGTCGGGGTGCTGGGGGCGATGCTGCTGGCCGACACCCTGGGCACGGTGCCCTTCGCCCGCGACTTCGGGCAGGCGGCCAAGCTCAGCCGCCTCGCCGTCCCGGTCATGCTCGGCCACCTCGGCGCCCCCTGGCGGCTGTTCGGCCCCGGCCTGTCCGCCCTGTACGCCGCCGCCAGCGCGCCCCTGCTCGACCAGGTGGGGCGGACGGCCATGCCGGTGGTGGCCGTCCACGGCGACTGCGACCTGGTGGTGCCGCTGGCCGCGGCCCGCGACGCCGCCCGCCGCACCGGCGGGGAGCTGGTCGTGGTCCACGGGGCGACCCACTCCTGGCTGCTCCAGGACCCGGAGACCCTGCCCGCGATCGTCCGGGAGCTGCTCGACGGCGACCTCGGCGTGGCCCGCGACCGGGCGGTCGCCGCGGCCGGCCTGGACCCGGGCGCCCCCCTGGCCGCCGTCGACGACGTCTTCGCCCCCTCCGGGACCCTGCTGCGCCGCCTCGGCCCCCCGGGGGCGGTCCCCCGGCCGGCGCCGGCCCCGCGGCGGCCCCACTACGGCTGGACGCGGACCCGCTTCCCGGTGCCGGGCGGGGCGCCGGCATGACCGTCACCCCTTGACCTGGAGGAGCTGCACCCTGGGGCGCTGCTCGGGCGCTGAGCCCGGTGCTCAGGCCCGCCCCAGCGGCCGCGGGCCGCTGATCCTGGTCCGGACCCCGGGCGACCAGTGGACCACCGGCTCCCCCTCGGGGCCGGGCAGCCCGGCGGCGGCGACCAGGCCGCTGTCCAGCTCGCGCACGGCCGCCCGGTGCAGCGGCCACGGCTCGTGCTCGACGGTCGCCCTGGCCAGCAGCGGGCCGAAGGTGGTGTAGAGCTGCCAGCGCGCCGTCAGGTGGTGGTCGAGCCCGCCCAGCTCGCCAGGGGCCAGCCGCTCGCCCACCTCGACGGTGGCGGCCGAGGCGGCCGGGGTCGGGCCCGGCCAGCGGCGGCGGCTGCGGTAGCGGACCACCGGTCCGTCGCGCTCCACCGTCATCGCCGACCACATGTACGGCAGGGCGAAGGTGGCCCGGGCGACCAGCACCGGCTCCAGCCGGGCGGCGTCCAGCGAGAAGAACCAGAGCCCCTCGCGCCCGTCCGGCCCGACCACGTAGGTGCGGACGTTGGTCTCGGGGAAGCGGGCGAACCACGGCGGCGCCGGCGCCACCGGGGTGCGCAGGTCCCCGAGCACGAACGGGGTCAGCCCGACCCAGGCCCGACCGTCGAAGTCGTGGACCCGCAGGCCGGCCGGGAGCAGCCGCTGCACCACCGCCGACGGGTACGACCAGTGCAGGAAGGCCAGCCAGCTCCAGGTCTGGTACATCACCGGCCGCCGCACCGGTCGCGGCGCCGTGGGGCTAGCCGCCGGCCAGCTCGACGGCATACAGCCGCCAGGAGTCGGGGATGCC
This genomic window contains:
- a CDS encoding DUF2071 domain-containing protein, whose protein sequence is MRRPVMYQTWSWLAFLHWSYPSAVVQRLLPAGLRVHDFDGRAWVGLTPFVLGDLRTPVAPAPPWFARFPETNVRTYVVGPDGREGLWFFSLDAARLEPVLVARATFALPYMWSAMTVERDGPVVRYRSRRRWPGPTPAASAATVEVGERLAPGELGGLDHHLTARWQLYTTFGPLLARATVEHEPWPLHRAAVRELDSGLVAAAGLPGPEGEPVVHWSPGVRTRISGPRPLGRA
- a CDS encoding alpha/beta hydrolase, with the translated sequence MLGTDGVAANPRLAQHRLSVDGRQVGVAVGGHGLPLVLASGLLLTDRLYVQTLSRLAAAGFRVVAVDVAGSGMADDGKGLDEYGRLLGRVLDELGVERAVLAGHSLGGRLATELAARSPERVVALLLVDASVGAPWDTLVRMIGYAPPSVGVLGAMLLADTLGTVPFARDFGQAAKLSRLAVPVMLGHLGAPWRLFGPGLSALYAAASAPLLDQVGRTAMPVVAVHGDCDLVVPLAAARDAARRTGGELVVVHGATHSWLLQDPETLPAIVRELLDGDLGVARDRAVAAAGLDPGAPLAAVDDVFAPSGTLLRRLGPPGAVPRPAPAPRRPHYGWTRTRFPVPGGAPA